Proteins encoded by one window of Salvia splendens isolate huo1 chromosome 7, SspV2, whole genome shotgun sequence:
- the LOC121810546 gene encoding WAT1-related protein At3g02690, chloroplastic-like, with protein MPSRNRLGTLLIKSLRPISQAKSKATESEFKTESNEIDCIGTGLDVECVISEESEQVRGEARDTASALVELALEWGLLISPFFFWGTAMVAMKEVLPKTGPFVVAAFRLIPSGLLLVAFAASRGRALPSGFNAWLSISAFAAIDASCFQGFLAQGLERTTAGLGSVSWMIVFAFPYNEIVH; from the exons ATGCCTTCTCGCAATCGATTAGGAACCCTATTAATCAAATCGCTCCGTCCAATTTCTCAGGCGAAGAGCAAGGCCACAGAATCGGAGTTCAAAACCGAGTCCAACGAGATCGACTGCATAGGCACCGGGCTGGATGTGGAATgcgtgatcagtgaagaatCGGAGCAGGTGAGAGGGGAGGCGAGAGATACAGCGTCGGCGTTGGTTGAATTGGCGTTGGAATGGGGGCTTCTGATATCGCCCTTCTTCTTCTGGGGAACGGCCATGGTGGCAATGAAGGAAGTTCTCCCTAAAACGGGGCCCTTCGTTGTGGCGGCGTTTAGGCTAATTCCGTCGGGGCTCTTGTTGGTAGCCTTCGCCGCTTCCAGGGGAAGAGCTTTGCCTTCCGGATTCAATGCTTGGCTCTCCATCTCAGCTTTTGCTGCCATTGATGCTTCCTGCTTCCAG GGTTTTCTCGCTCAAGGATTGGAGAGGACGACTGCTGGTTTGGGCAGTGTAAGTTGGATGATTGTTTTTGCTTTTCCTTATAATGAAATTGTTCATTAA